The Trichocoleus sp. FACHB-46 genomic sequence TCGAGCAAGTGATAGATTAGTTCTTGGGCGTGGGCAAGAATGTCCATGGTTCTTGCGGTCTATTAGTTTCACGCCCTTTCTGCCACCTTTTAAGCCTTGGTGCAAGATCTGAGGTAGAGGGATTTAATCAGTTCACTCACTGGCTTTTCTTCGGCAAGGATGGAGTGATTACTGAGAACGACCCGGAAGAGCAAGAGAAACGACTCAAGTACCTTGATGTTGTGGCTTGTGCCGTTATTCTTCAAAATGCAGTGGACATTTCTTGGGCTATCCAGAGCTTGCATGCAGAGGGGCACAAGGTAGACCGGGAATCGCTGGCAGTTCTCAGCCTTTACATGACTCGACAATTAAAACGATTTGGGGATTATGTGGTGGATCTACAGCCAATTCCACAGCCCTTAGAGACTGCCATTTCACTGCCAGTAAAAATCGCTGAAAGCTAGCAACGCCCTTGTATAGTAGTGGAGAAATTTTGGTCGCTAAGGCTGAAAAGCTTATGAAATAAAGCTTCTAGGCATTGGTCTAATTAAGTGCATAATGGCTCAAACTGTCCCACTTTCAAGTATTTTTGTGACAGTCGATGCTAGGAGGGTTGATTCTACGTTGATATAGTCTTGTCACTAGCGAAACAACACCGATTTTATCCAGTTTTTTCTGTTGAAGGCGTGTGAATTGACAGGATTGCTCTGACTAATTCCTCTGTGTCTACAGGTTTTGCAATATGACGTTGAAACCCAGCCTCGATCGCTCGCTGTTGTTCAACTTTACTAGCATAGGCAGTCAAGGCGATGGCGAGGATTTGTCCGCCCGCGTCTGAACTCAACGATCGCACTTGCTGAATCAACCAGTAGCCGTCTTCTTCTGGCATTCCGATGTCGCAAATCAGCACATTGTACCGACTGGGAGCTTGATTCAAAGCGGATAACGCGTCTCTGGCAGATGAGGTGCTCTGCACTTCAGCCCCATAATCTTCTAGCACAAACTTGATTAGCTCACAGGTATCAACTTCATCATCAACCGCTAAGATCTGCAAGCCTGCTAAAGAAGAAACAAGATCGCTCGAACGTTCTAATGCCGTTGAATCTGAATCGCTCAACGGTGTAGATTCTTGGGGAAGATCGCGCAGGGGCAACCTGACGGTCAGCGTTGTTCCTTGTCCTTCACCCGGACTGGCTGCTTGCACTGTGCCGCCATGCAGTTCAACGATATCGCGCACGATCGAGAGTCCTAGACCTAGACCTGCCTTGGCTTTCGTGGTGCTGGAATCGCCTTGACGGAAGCGATCAAAAATGTAAGGCAACAAATCGACTGAAATGCCCTGTCCAGTATCGCTCACTTGGATTTGAGACTGCCCTTGGATAGCCTCCATCGTAATCTCAATGCGTCCATTTGGTGGAGTGAACTTAATGGCGTTTGACAACAAATTCCCGAAGACTTGCTGCAAGCGATCGGCATCCCCAACGATGGTTTGAGAACTCAACTGAGCAATGATTTGAATGTTTTTGGCTTCAGCTACTAATTGAATGGTCTCGATCGCAGCTCGCACCACAAGGCGCAGATCAAGCGGGTGGGTGCGGAGATTGAGCTTGCCGCTGACAATCCGAGAGGTATCTAAAATATCTTCAACGAGCTGGGCTTGCGCTCTGGCACTCCGCTCAATCATCTCTAAAGCGCGAGCGGCAGTGGCTTCATTCAGGGTGCGGGTGCGGAGCATTTGTGCCCAACCCAGCATCACGTTGAGGGGATTTCGAAGTTCATGCGAAAGGTTTGAGAGAAATTCATCTTTAACTCGGTTGGCATCTTCCGCTATCTGACGGGCTGCCTGCTCCACTTCAAATCGCTTCCGTTCGGTGATGTCTGCGATCGCCAGCAAAA encodes the following:
- a CDS encoding Tn3 family transposase, with product MGKNVHGSCGLLVSRPFCHLLSLGARSEVEGFNQFTHWLFFGKDGVITENDPEEQEKRLKYLDVVACAVILQNAVDISWAIQSLHAEGHKVDRESLAVLSLYMTRQLKRFGDYVVDLQPIPQPLETAISLPVKIAES